The genomic segment CACGTATGTTGTCAAAGTTTCACTAAGCGACTTGGTTGTAAACTCGCCTCCTATGCAGGTGTACATCAAAGTAGCGGACCTTGTGCAAGCAATAGAGACGATCGATTATGGGGACGCCAGCGAGGGGCCCGTGTCTTTGCCAACATCTAAGGCAACAGACATTTTTGACATGCCGAATGTTGCCTGGGCGGTTGCGAATCATTTGCAGATCGAAAGTCGGCTAGACAGATACAAGCTCAATCCCAGGCTTTTCATCAAGCATCCCGAATTCCTCGAAAGCGCCAGAGAACTCATAGCACAGGGTACGCCACTACGGCCAGAGCACGCATCGTGTCTATCTTTTCCCGCCTCGATAGATACCAAGACAGCATCTTCATATTGCAACTTTATTGCTTTCACTTGCTTCAACGTATATGAAAGCCAAGGATAGAACTCTTTCGTAATTGATACGTCAAATAACCAGGTTCCTGTCTTCCGTTACATCGTAAGAAATCTATACGCGATACTTACAGCGCCTTCGGTCGTCGTTCGATGGTGACCCACATATCCTTGAAGAAACTGACACCCCCTTTCACAACATACTTACCAGGCTCTCCACTATTGAGGATCTCTGGCTTGAAAGCCCTGAAGAATTGAAGAGGCCCTTTGAACAATTCCATCATTGCAAGGTCTTTGCCCAGGCAAACTCTGGCCCCGTATCCAAACCCCATGTTGTACTTGAGCATCTCCTTTGTCTTCTCCTCGCTTTCTAGCCATCGCTCTGGTCGGAACTCGGTAGCGTCGGGACCAAAGATGTTCTCGTCGCGATGCACCAGCCACGGGTTGCAAGTAACCTCAGCTCCTTCTGGTACGTGCTTGCCGTAAAGCTCCATACCGCCTTTCCCAGCAAGCCGAGGAAAGATGTTGGGCGCTGGAGGATTCAATCGCATGGCTTCGCGAATGCACGCCACATAGAATAGGCAATGTTCCTGGACTTCCGCGTACTGAGGCATCTCTGAAAGATTACCAGCTCGAGTCTGCTCGTCAATCTCGGCCATGAGACGATCATAGACGTCGGGATGTGTCATGATATGCATCATGAAAGCCTGGAATGCAGTGCCCGTAGTATCTGCTCCAGCAAGCAAGACGAGTAAGATTTCCGCTTTGATGTAGTCCAGATCAAGAGGGTTTCCATCCTCGTCCCGGGCTTCAATGAAGCTAGGAACATGTGAGTAAGTGATACTGAGAAACTTTGGGTAATTTTAGGGCAGAATACTGACGTTTGTAGTAAATCGATACGTCCATCTGTCGTCCCTTTCTCGATGTCTTTGAGTCTTTGAACGATAAGCCCGTCTCGGAATCTCATCAAAGTCCCAATTCCAGAGTCCTGCTCCGGCGATGCGACAAGGTATTTCCCCAAGAAAGTGCTCTTGACCCAATTTGTGAACGGATAGCACCGTGCCAGTATGCCAAACGGTACAAGGCCGTCGTGAAAACCTTGGATGAGTCCCTCAACATCTTTCCCCTGTTCAATGAAACCGAAAGGCTGTCCGAAGCCAACTTCAGAGACAATATCGTAA from the Colletotrichum lupini chromosome 3, complete sequence genome contains:
- a CDS encoding flavonoid 3',5'-hydroxylase, with the translated sequence MLLVSDATKLPEIYHRNANKSQHYITGSFGKTESLFNMQDHAVHARFRKIAAAPYSFSNIRKMEPLLDKHIERWMSRLDAFAISGTKMDFAPWAVYLAYDIVSEVGFGQPFGFIEQGKDVEGLIQGFHDGLVPFGILARCYPFTNWVKSTFLGKYLVASPEQDSGIGTLMRFRDGLIVQRLKDIEKGTTDGRIDLLQTFIEARDEDGNPLDLDYIKAEILLVLLAGADTTGTAFQAFMMHIMTHPDVYDRLMAEIDEQTRAGNLSEMPQYAEVQEHCLFYVACIREAMRLNPPAPNIFPRLAGKGGMELYGKHVPEGAEVTCNPWLVHRDENIFGPDATEFRPERWLESEEKTKEMLKYNMGFGYGARVCLGKDLAMMELFKGPLQFFRAFKPEILNSGEPGKYVVKGGVSFFKDMWVTIERRPKAL